From Plasmodium brasilianum strain Bolivian I chromosome 2, whole genome shotgun sequence, one genomic window encodes:
- a CDS encoding hypothetical protein (Plasmodium exported protein): MATLKKYNSKEKMNTLSRVAKFIAFSCLLYILQCSNNGAYENSCNKCCRKNEFDLKCKRLLAESTNEDGSEKNVFKDLLNGLSDSCEKQMGNEIIPKIDEFTQLLKDNYEKELKPKIDELTGKIKDNIDKEIKPKLCEFKEKLRELEEGLEKELCEVCYDDENNEDVSKDENSNDELNLPTVDDVAEEVYDKLSESEWDMHSKYEEVKEELMNKLKDIQKEIKPRIDDITKKYLTELEVQVKPKMEDLASKFKDIQVELRPKFDELKECLRKDIEKEVKPKMDYLKEKISTIEKEVIPELSKFSGKMKNLEEEVKPNIDSLKEKFKNFEAQVKPKVSEFADKLKVEIDEELKNKIDDVFKKVLGECETDIKSRISDFGKQVKDEIENEVKPAVKDLKDTLTQKLTEMDEEITPYVEDTLRESLDKICECIPQTKDDLNEVGKHIKEGLKSCAKSFDSTLSGKGWLRGFKNLF; encoded by the exons ATGGCTAccttgaaaaaatataattccaAGGAAAAGATGAATACTTTATCACGTGTTGCTAAATTTATCGCATTTTCATGCTTACTTTATATATTGCAGTGTTCCAATAAT gGTGCGTATGAGAATTCTTGCAATAAGTGTtgtagaaaaaatgaatttgaCTTAAAATGTAAGAGATTATTAGCCGAATCAACAAATGAAGATGGATCcgaaaaaaatgtttttaaagaTCTATTAAATGGATTATCAGATTCATGTGAAAAACAAATGGGAAACGAAATAATACCGAAAATTGATGAATTTACACAATTATTAAAggataattatgaaaaagaattaaaaccCAAAATTGATGAATTGACAGGAAAAATTAAGGATAATATTGACAAGGAAATAAAACCAAAACTTTGtgaatttaaagaaaaattaagagaGTTAGAAGAGGGGCTTGAAAAGGAATTGTGTGAGGTATGTTatgatgatgaaaataatgaagatgTAAGCAAAGATGAAAATTCTAATGATGAGTTGAATTTGCCAACCGTTGATGACGTTGCAGAAGAAGTTTATGATAAATTATCAGAATCAGAATGGGACATGCATAGTAAATATGAAGAAGTAAAGGAAGAATTGATGAACAAATTAAAGGATATtcaaaaggaaataaaaccAAGAATAGATGATATaaccaaaaaatatttgactGAACTTGAAGTTCAAGTGAAACCTAAAATGGAAGATTTAGCATCAAAATTTAAAGACATACAAGTTGAATTGAGACCCAAATTTGATGAATTAAAAGAATGTTTAAGAAAAGATAttgaaaaagaagtaaaaccAAAAATGGATtacttaaaagaaaaaataagtacCATTGAAAAAGAAGTAATACCTGAATTGTCTAAATTCTCaggtaaaatgaaaaatttggAAGAAGAAGTAAAACCAAATATTGAttcattaaaagaaaaatttaaaaattttgaagcACAAGTAAAACCAAAAGTATCAGAATTTGCTGATAAACTTAAAGTAGAAATTGACGAGGagttgaaaaataaaattgacgatgtatttaaaaaagtgtTAGGGGAATGTGAAACTGACATTAAAAGTAGAATAAGTGATTTTGGAAAACAAGTTAAAGATGAAATTGAAAATGAAGTGAAACCAGCGGTTAAAGATTTAAAAGACACTTTAACACAAAAATTAACTGAAATGGACGAGGAAATTACACCATATGTGGAAGATACTTTAAGAGAAAGTTTAGATAAAATTTGTGAATGTATACCTCAAACCAAAGATGATTTAAATGAAGTTGGTAAACACATAAAGGAAGGATTGAAATCATGTGCAAAAAGTTTTGATTCAACATTATCCGGTAAAGGTTGGTTACGAGGATTcaaaaatcttttttaa
- a CDS encoding hypothetical protein (Plasmodium exported protein) — MEKKKYGTLINRISHDISNTKLTSNFMHLAFPSLMKNHVTGKINLLHIITKICLYSLIISILGCSNNCTYYCNQGGDKNNYNDTNIIDDIRVIRLLAHTDVLRSGKYNAPYFMKPGDNKGYNNNYRGTSFGNQYNNNAPCVPTYKPVKKIPSYVSASYGITNDEYIQNDDVSKRLAHVESLYRNPMELNYDSAKTKGLVKRPNKSNNVPNKCNNDNKEHTFSKNKLQVVPVRSSNNIAITSLNSKDEMVEDENNGNMGNFANIIMSNINEVELERNPALELIKENILDHVLSANEGMKKNFDILKENISNTIKTMDQEGKPPIDFIKETILEKLGGIEPGNVKANFEEIKGAIMDKISTNIECGVKPTIDSLKLTVIDTFEDFNAGMKPKINDLKDSIKGQIEKIESDMIPKIGNTIKDCITDKLEGISSDTEKKSEVILDSVMTNVKNIYNKTPNPKDLIGNVTKLPTNIQGKILENKVVKNKIGKGLFGNLKNCFHSLGDTTKAILSIILSVFFAIGGILGFSLGSGYTGGHAGGGIGFAIALGLAYYAIIKLLKISVFSKFKIRDKIPFLKKSKDEEKKDTPPPEPAKPDTTKLDTRISSTTKTAIKQRDSAKHVTTKPITTKPITTKPVTTKPVTTKPVTTKPVTTKPVTTIPVTTKPVTTKSVTTKPVTTKSVTTKPVTTKPVTTKPVTTKPVTTKPVTTKPVTTKPVTTKRGPNKPATPKRATTS, encoded by the exons atggAGAAGAAGAAATATGGTACTTTAATAAACAGAATAAGTCATGATATATCCAATACAAAATTAACTAGtaattttatgcatttaGCATTTCCAAgtttaatgaaaaatcacgttacaggaaaaataaacttattgcatattattacaaaaatttgtttatactCCCTTATAATAAGTATTCTAGGATGTtctaataat TGCACATACTACTGCAACCAAGGGGGTGATAAGAACAATTATAATGACACAAATATAATAGATGATATAAGAGTTATCAGATTGTTAGCACATACCGATGTGCTAAGGAGTGGTAAATATAATGCACCCTACTTTATGAAACCTGGTGATAATAAGGgatataacaataattataGAGGTACTTCATTTGGGAatcaatataataataatgcacCTTGTGTGCCTACATATAAAcctgtaaaaaaaattccgtCATATGTATCTGCATCATATGGAATTACTAATGATGAATATATTCAGAACGATGATGTAAGTAAAAGACTAGCACATGTTGAATCATTATATAGAAACCCAATGGAGTTAAATTATGATTCAGCAAAAACAAAGGGATTAGTAAAACGTccaaataaaagtaataatgttccaaataaatgtaataatgataataaggAACATAcatttagtaaaaataagttGCAAGTGGTGCCAGTGCgaagtagtaataatattgcTATTACATCATTAAACAGTAAAGATGAAATGGTtgaagatgaaaataatggaaatatGGGAAATTTTgctaatataattatgagTAATATAAATGAGGTTGAATTAGAAAGGAATCCAGCATTAGagttaataaaagaaaatattttagatCATGTTTTATCTGCGAATGAAGGGATGAAAAAGAACTTTGATATAttgaaagaaaatatatcaaatacaataaaaactATGGATCAGGAAGGGAAACCCCCAATAGATTTTATTAAGGAAACcatattagaaaaattagGAGGTATAGAACCAGGTAATGTGAAAGCAAAttttgaagaaataaaaggaGCTATTATGGATAAAATATCAACAAATATCGAATGTGGAGTGAAACCAACAATTGATAGTTTGAAATTAACTGTAATTGACACATTTGAAGATTTTAACGCTGGGATGAAACCAAAAATTAATGATTTAAAAGATTCTATTAAAGgacaaattgaaaaaattgagAGTGATATGATACCAAAAATTGGAAATACGATAAAAGATTGTATAACAGATAAATTAGAAGGAATTTCCAGTGATACTGAAAAAAAGTCTGAAGTGATATTAGATTCAGTAATGActaatgttaaaaatatttacaataaaaCTCCTAATCCAAAAGATTTAATAGGAAATGTTACCAAATTACCAACAAATATCCAAGGAAAAATACTTGAAAACAAGGtagtaaaaaacaaaattggGAAAGGATTATTTGGCAATCTTAAAAATTGCTTTCATTCATTAGGTGATACAACGAAAGCAAttttaagtattattttatccGTATTTTTTGCAATAGGAGGAATTTTGGGATTCTCTCTTGGTAGCGGATACACAGGAGGTCATGCTGGTGGTGGTATAGGATTTGCAATAGCTTTGGGCCTTGCATATTATGctataataaaattgttaaaaatatcagTTTTTTCTAAGTTTAAAATCAGAGATAAAattccatttttaaaaaagtcaAAAGACGAAGAGAAGAAGGACACTCCTCCACCTGAGCCCGCCAAACCGGATACTACAAAATTAGATACCAGAATATCTTCTACTACTAAAACTGCTATTAAGCAACGTGATAGTGCAAAACATGTTACAACTAAACCTATTACTACTAAACCTATTACTACTAAACCTGTTACAACTAAACCTGTTACAACTAAACCTGTTACAACTAAACCTGTTACTACTAAACCTGTTACTACTATACCTGTTACTACTAAACCTGTTACTACTAAATCTGTTACAACTAAACCTGTTACTACTAAATCTGTTACAACTAAACCTGTTACTACTAAACCTGTTACTACTAAACCTGTTACTACTAAACCTGTCACAACTAAACCTGTTACAACTAAACCTGTTACTACTAAACCTGTTACTACCAAACGTGGCCCCAATAAACCTGCAACTCCTAAACGCGCTACAACTAGTTAG